One part of the Chryseobacterium sp. 7 genome encodes these proteins:
- a CDS encoding type VI secretion system Vgr family protein, giving the protein MNKNISNSEKISENHIPGINRVVKLDIVIEGKMIKHFKHFRLQQSVKKHHYFELTLAHDTLDGIQNHDLEEAQQFLGKRLTVVFKYKDVEGSPERTFVGVITKVGFSQENHSLGNIVLKGYSPTILLDGAPHTQSFGGNKPVNMGIIAEDVIKQGIESSKFDVKVNAKASSQILYSAQYNETHYNYLCRMAEAYGEQFYYDGEVLHFGNMPPQNKSLELIYGSNVSDVNVELKAVHIKPNFYGYNSSSNAKLISGETPIKHVGNLAQTAYKNNEGIFKTPSLQVAPIKAATDMDVVISQTSTAGSKAVEVFTVSGGTTIPFLYPGCVADINMRKTDTSKTAYFTKLMMTEVIHEVDTLGRYKGRFEAIASDTGYIPTPDFTMPIAQPQIATVISNTDPLAQGRITVRFDWQLHDTTNFIRMMAPDAGGTDQITQNRGYVAIPEVGDQVMVGFVHNHPDRPFVMGGMFHGGTALGGGVDNHLKSIQTRSGIRILMNDAEGSVNIIDPSGNNYLMDGKGNIIVTAPKNMTFNVGEDLAINVGKDMKTSVGNDNAVSIINDHKFTSKNYKQTVNENKTINVTGDLKETTSTTTHKAKNGDILLQSSGVAKMLGKIDAKVNKG; this is encoded by the coding sequence ATGAATAAAAATATCTCGAATTCCGAAAAGATTTCAGAGAATCATATTCCTGGAATCAACCGTGTGGTGAAACTGGATATTGTGATTGAAGGCAAGATGATTAAGCACTTCAAACATTTCCGTTTACAGCAGAGCGTAAAAAAGCACCATTATTTTGAACTTACATTAGCCCATGATACTTTAGATGGAATACAAAACCATGATCTGGAAGAAGCTCAGCAATTTTTAGGAAAACGATTAACAGTCGTTTTTAAATATAAAGATGTTGAAGGAAGCCCGGAAAGAACCTTTGTAGGAGTCATTACAAAAGTAGGGTTCAGTCAGGAAAACCATAGTTTGGGAAATATTGTACTAAAAGGGTACAGCCCTACCATTCTGTTAGATGGCGCACCTCATACCCAAAGTTTTGGAGGGAATAAACCTGTGAATATGGGCATCATTGCTGAAGATGTTATTAAACAGGGCATAGAAAGCAGTAAATTTGATGTAAAAGTGAATGCAAAGGCTTCCTCTCAGATTCTTTACAGCGCCCAGTATAATGAAACCCATTATAATTATCTCTGCAGAATGGCAGAAGCTTATGGTGAACAGTTCTATTATGATGGCGAAGTATTGCATTTCGGGAATATGCCGCCTCAGAACAAATCACTGGAATTAATATACGGGAGCAATGTTTCTGATGTGAATGTGGAATTAAAAGCCGTTCATATCAAACCTAATTTTTACGGATATAACAGCAGTTCCAATGCTAAACTTATTTCCGGGGAAACTCCCATAAAACACGTTGGTAATCTGGCTCAGACAGCCTATAAAAATAATGAGGGAATATTCAAAACACCATCATTGCAGGTGGCTCCCATAAAAGCAGCAACCGATATGGATGTTGTTATTTCTCAAACAAGTACTGCCGGAAGCAAAGCAGTGGAAGTTTTTACCGTTTCCGGAGGAACTACTATTCCGTTTTTATATCCGGGATGTGTAGCTGATATCAATATGAGAAAGACGGATACCAGCAAAACGGCGTATTTCACCAAACTGATGATGACCGAAGTTATTCATGAAGTAGATACTCTCGGACGTTACAAAGGAAGATTCGAGGCCATTGCCTCAGACACAGGGTATATTCCAACTCCGGACTTTACTATGCCTATCGCACAGCCGCAGATTGCAACCGTAATTTCCAATACAGATCCGCTGGCACAGGGAAGAATTACCGTTAGATTCGACTGGCAGCTGCATGACACCACCAATTTTATCAGAATGATGGCTCCTGATGCCGGAGGAACAGATCAAATCACTCAAAACAGAGGCTATGTAGCTATACCGGAGGTTGGAGATCAGGTGATGGTAGGTTTTGTACACAATCATCCCGACCGTCCTTTTGTCATGGGAGGAATGTTTCATGGAGGAACAGCTCTTGGAGGCGGAGTAGATAATCATTTAAAATCAATACAAACCAGAAGCGGAATCCGTATTTTAATGAATGATGCCGAAGGAAGTGTAAATATCATAGACCCTAGTGGAAACAACTATTTGATGGATGGGAAAGGAAATATCATTGTAACGGCTCCTAAAAATATGACCTTTAATGTAGGAGAAGATCTGGCAATCAACGTAGGAAAAGACATGAAGACAAGCGTAGGAAATGATAATGCCGTTAGTATCATCAATGATCATAAGTTTACCTCGAAAAATTATAAACAGACCGTCAATGAAAATAAAACGATTAATGTGACAGGTGATCTTAAAGAAACTACTTCAACCACTACTCATAAAGCAAAAAACGGAGATATTTTACTGCAGAGCTCAGGCGTAGCCAAAATGTTAGGTAAAATAGATGCTAAAGTGAATAAAGGGTAA
- a CDS encoding VIT family protein: MHHQLEKHYVNRVGWLRAAVLGANDGLLSTTSIVIGVAAAEPERHIIILAALAGMIAGAMSMAAGEYVSVSSQEDTEKADLIREKRELEQMPEIELRELAKVYESRGCTKETAMQVAIELTEHDALGAHARDELGINEITQAKPLQAAIASFGSFAVGALLPFTVSLLAPLKEMVYFQYGFSIIFLMLLGAVSARAGGSSIKIAVLRICFWGTVAMGITALVGHLFGVNIA; encoded by the coding sequence ATGCATCATCAGCTGGAGAAACATTATGTAAACAGAGTAGGCTGGCTCCGGGCAGCTGTATTAGGCGCTAATGATGGGTTATTATCCACTACAAGTATTGTCATCGGGGTTGCTGCGGCAGAACCGGAACGTCATATCATTATTCTTGCCGCTCTCGCAGGGATGATTGCTGGTGCCATGTCTATGGCTGCGGGGGAATATGTTTCCGTAAGTTCACAGGAAGATACTGAAAAAGCAGACTTGATTCGTGAAAAACGGGAATTAGAACAAATGCCTGAAATAGAACTCAGAGAATTAGCTAAAGTATACGAAAGTAGAGGTTGTACCAAAGAAACAGCCATGCAGGTTGCCATTGAACTTACAGAGCATGATGCCCTTGGAGCACACGCCCGTGATGAACTGGGCATAAATGAAATAACACAGGCAAAACCTTTGCAGGCAGCAATAGCATCTTTCGGTTCTTTTGCAGTAGGAGCTTTATTGCCGTTTACCGTTTCTCTTTTAGCACCTCTTAAAGAAATGGTGTATTTCCAGTATGGGTTTTCAATCATATTCTTAATGCTTTTGGGCGCGGTTTCTGCCAGAGCGGGAGGTTCCAGCATTAAAATAGCCGTGTTGAGGATTTGTTTCTGGGGAACTGTTGCTATGGGAATTACAGCACTGGTTGGTCATCTTTTCGGGGTTAATATAGCCTGA
- a CDS encoding DUF2931 family protein: MSCQDKKSDQKTKTMTKYEWTEGTSAALGYPMEVYKGGIECEGGEWVGLSFGIASGNQGWGTINNGMSNGFKSLPKRLDFIWMSFMENQFYQVDTEIDTEKIRKYFSQGFYIKGASGKPQHLNYDGISVGMAPGGVVVVWISGVGWQKEIGRYQGKKVTIPESEIAKLDSHENRFWRKDYLEMVHTREQIIPQKVQEENKGKPIPLGLWDVYRTRFSWKPVFELPENAKLNPLRDVGIEMINGEKEQLDAAKNPLSDYDFRAIPRSISMSVSDKDNNRYGAASNLDGKSSLDAFNTVFGDDPKSTKAELVIKVNEAFSFFTVKLKGENGKEAFIKTDSLEMFKSKKKN, from the coding sequence ATCTCGTGTCAGGATAAAAAAAGCGATCAAAAAACTAAAACTATGACAAAATACGAATGGACCGAAGGAACTTCTGCAGCTTTAGGATATCCTATGGAAGTATACAAAGGAGGAATAGAGTGTGAAGGAGGAGAATGGGTAGGGCTAAGTTTTGGAATAGCATCGGGAAATCAAGGTTGGGGAACCATCAATAATGGGATGAGCAATGGTTTCAAAAGCTTACCAAAGCGTTTGGATTTTATCTGGATGTCTTTTATGGAAAACCAGTTTTACCAGGTAGATACAGAAATAGATACCGAAAAGATAAGAAAATATTTCAGCCAGGGATTTTATATAAAAGGAGCAAGCGGAAAGCCACAGCATTTAAACTATGATGGCATTTCTGTGGGGATGGCACCGGGAGGAGTGGTCGTTGTCTGGATATCAGGAGTTGGATGGCAAAAGGAAATAGGAAGATATCAGGGTAAAAAAGTAACCATTCCGGAATCAGAAATTGCTAAGCTGGACAGTCATGAAAACCGGTTTTGGCGTAAAGATTATTTGGAAATGGTACACACGAGAGAACAAATCATTCCCCAAAAAGTACAGGAAGAAAACAAAGGAAAACCAATACCATTGGGTTTATGGGATGTTTACAGAACAAGATTCAGTTGGAAACCCGTTTTTGAACTTCCGGAAAATGCAAAATTAAACCCGCTGAGAGATGTTGGGATTGAAATGATAAATGGTGAAAAAGAACAACTGGATGCTGCAAAAAATCCTTTATCAGATTATGATTTTAGGGCAATTCCCCGCTCAATTTCAATGTCAGTATCAGATAAAGACAATAATAGATACGGAGCAGCATCTAATTTGGACGGAAAATCCAGCCTTGATGCTTTCAATACCGTTTTTGGAGATGATCCCAAAAGTACTAAAGCAGAATTAGTGATAAAAGTGAATGAGGCCTTTAGCTTTTTTACGGTAAAACTAAAAGGAGAAAATGGTAAGGAAGCTTTTATTAAGACAGATTCATTAGAAATGTTTAAGTCGAAAAAGAAAAATTAA
- a CDS encoding MFS transporter — MQINPGITTSDNKTNNAILPFVIITFIYFIVGFLTTVNEQLQAPLKFTFLSHAGSLKNTFTTLISFFFFLGYLLNGTLGSRWVNAFGYKNTILRGLFFMISGLFMYLCSSWVGDHYPDLKFSIKDAVIPVGFIVFVIGSYLMGTSAAIIQVVVNPYAASYELKGTQPVQRLNILTAINSIGTTSAPFFVTVVMFSGISIENIEIRQLLLPLSVLIVCILTVMIITKRLHLPDLAHTRVVGEEKLERSIWSFRHFVLGVLAIFFYVGTEVAIGANINLYAFELMDSGHPITFFGKTDIIVGGMDLGIHALLSTLYWGGFLVGRAVSSFLSKISARTQLITTTVLATILALVSMITQNLWFLVAIGLLHSSMWSCIYTLSIKGLNKYTSKASGIFISAVFGGAVFTLIQGGLADILGSWRWTWWLTVICELLMLTYALFGSRIREKDLIH, encoded by the coding sequence ATGCAGATAAATCCAGGTATCACCACTTCAGACAACAAAACCAATAATGCTATACTGCCGTTTGTCATTATTACATTTATTTACTTTATTGTCGGTTTTCTAACGACAGTCAATGAACAGCTGCAGGCACCGCTGAAATTTACTTTTCTGAGCCATGCGGGCAGCCTTAAAAATACGTTTACTACTTTGATTTCCTTTTTCTTCTTTTTAGGATATCTTCTGAACGGAACACTGGGAAGCAGATGGGTTAATGCCTTTGGATATAAGAATACCATTTTGCGCGGGCTTTTCTTTATGATTTCCGGCCTTTTTATGTATCTGTGCTCATCTTGGGTTGGCGATCATTATCCTGATCTGAAATTTAGTATAAAAGATGCTGTTATTCCTGTTGGATTTATCGTTTTTGTTATCGGTTCTTATTTAATGGGGACATCCGCAGCCATCATTCAGGTGGTGGTAAATCCTTATGCTGCTTCATATGAACTGAAAGGAACGCAACCTGTACAGCGTCTGAATATCCTGACTGCGATCAACTCTATCGGAACTACTTCCGCCCCTTTCTTCGTAACGGTAGTGATGTTCAGTGGAATTTCCATTGAAAATATAGAGATCAGACAGCTTTTGCTTCCGCTTTCTGTATTAATTGTCTGTATCCTTACAGTCATGATCATCACGAAAAGACTTCACCTTCCTGATCTGGCCCACACAAGAGTCGTTGGCGAAGAAAAACTGGAGAGAAGTATCTGGTCGTTCAGACATTTTGTGTTGGGCGTTTTGGCCATCTTTTTTTATGTAGGAACCGAAGTAGCTATTGGCGCTAATATTAACCTTTATGCCTTTGAGCTTATGGATTCCGGGCATCCTATCACATTTTTCGGAAAAACAGATATCATTGTGGGAGGAATGGATTTAGGAATTCATGCATTACTATCCACATTGTATTGGGGAGGATTTCTGGTAGGAAGAGCAGTATCGAGCTTCTTAAGTAAGATTTCTGCAAGAACGCAGTTGATAACAACCACTGTACTGGCAACAATACTCGCATTGGTATCGATGATTACCCAGAATCTTTGGTTTCTTGTTGCCATCGGACTTCTGCATTCATCCATGTGGAGCTGTATTTACACCCTTTCCATTAAAGGCCTGAACAAATATACCTCAAAAGCATCCGGTATTTTTATTTCTGCCGTATTTGGTGGAGCTGTATTTACCCTTATTCAGGGAGGTCTAGCTGATATTTTAGGCTCTTGGAGATGGACTTGGTGGCTTACTGTAATCTGTGAACTGCTGATGCTTACTTACGCTTTGTTCGGATCGCGTATTAGAGAAAAAGACCTTATTCACTAA
- a CDS encoding mannitol dehydrogenase family protein has protein sequence MSMIYYNYDVSEIRTGILHIGVGNFHRAHQQFYTNLLLNDEDQKDWGICGVCLLPSDEKIVKNLRAQNLQYSLTVCGRNGNDEVYKIGSLKELIWGVEDPAAVVKKIADSSVKIITLTITEGGYNLDKETGEFILEDEKIQHDLKNSSNPATVFGFVAEGLRQRKIENGGAITMLSCDNLQHNGNTAKRAFMSFIEAQDAKLAAWVKENVTFPNSMVDRITPATTPEDVERLNKRNGTDDRAPVYCEDFTQWVIEDDFIAGRPAWERVGVEFTNDVTAFENMKLSLLNASHTLLSYPAFLMGYRKVDQAMEDKNLVKFISDFMDKDITPFVPAPENTDLEKYKQTLIERFANHSVSDQVSRLCFDGISKFPVYIIPNLDKMIKGAKDLTRPAFLIASYRHYLKYKTDDQGNVFETAEPWMTENDQKFIASENPQDFLELSAFKGVQLKTSEQFIKQYNSFVEDIKNSGTASVLQSIIK, from the coding sequence ATGAGTATGATTTATTACAATTATGATGTGTCGGAAATCCGTACAGGAATTTTACATATTGGAGTAGGGAACTTTCACAGGGCTCACCAGCAGTTTTATACTAATTTACTGCTTAATGACGAAGATCAGAAAGATTGGGGAATTTGTGGAGTATGTCTGCTGCCGTCTGATGAGAAGATCGTAAAGAATTTAAGAGCTCAGAATCTTCAATACTCTCTTACTGTTTGTGGAAGAAACGGAAATGATGAGGTGTATAAAATAGGTTCTTTAAAAGAGTTGATCTGGGGAGTAGAAGATCCGGCGGCTGTAGTGAAAAAAATAGCAGACAGCTCTGTTAAGATCATCACTTTGACCATCACAGAAGGAGGCTATAATCTTGATAAAGAAACCGGAGAATTTATATTGGAGGATGAAAAAATACAGCATGATCTGAAAAATTCTTCCAATCCTGCTACTGTTTTTGGTTTTGTTGCAGAAGGATTGCGCCAGAGAAAAATAGAAAACGGGGGAGCCATAACGATGCTTTCATGCGATAACCTTCAGCATAACGGAAATACGGCAAAAAGAGCTTTTATGTCATTCATAGAAGCACAGGATGCAAAACTGGCAGCGTGGGTAAAGGAAAATGTAACCTTCCCCAACAGTATGGTAGACCGTATTACTCCGGCCACAACTCCGGAAGATGTAGAAAGGTTAAACAAAAGAAACGGCACAGACGATCGTGCTCCTGTATACTGTGAAGACTTTACACAATGGGTGATAGAAGATGATTTTATTGCAGGAAGACCAGCCTGGGAAAGAGTAGGAGTAGAATTTACGAATGACGTAACTGCATTTGAAAATATGAAATTAAGCCTGCTGAATGCTTCCCACACCCTCTTATCTTATCCGGCTTTCTTAATGGGCTACCGCAAAGTAGATCAGGCGATGGAAGATAAAAATCTTGTAAAATTTATCAGTGATTTTATGGATAAGGATATTACCCCTTTTGTTCCTGCTCCGGAAAATACAGATCTGGAAAAATATAAGCAGACATTGATCGAAAGATTTGCCAATCACAGTGTAAGCGATCAGGTGAGCCGTTTGTGCTTCGACGGAATTTCAAAATTCCCGGTATATATCATTCCTAATCTTGATAAAATGATAAAGGGAGCGAAAGACCTTACCAGACCGGCTTTTCTTATTGCTTCCTACAGACATTATCTTAAATATAAAACCGATGATCAGGGCAATGTATTCGAAACAGCAGAACCCTGGATGACAGAGAATGATCAAAAGTTTATTGCCAGTGAAAATCCACAAGATTTCCTGGAATTATCAGCTTTTAAAGGAGTTCAATTAAAAACCTCTGAACAGTTCATAAAACAGTACAACAGTTTTGTAGAAGATATAAAAAATTCAGGAACCGCCTCAGTTTTACAATCCATCATAAAATAA
- the tssD gene encoding type VI secretion system tube protein TssD: MAERNSRGILKFNNGEGQKLLKLNYSVSRATDVSGRVASDPSNALIKITVEATEKSDILESLLNGKYKPTVGEVTFNKSHEEGTLTTLKWTNGYVIQHEVDFDAVDENSMYISFVISAEQIELGNSSYDGAWPGSQG; this comes from the coding sequence ATGGCAGAAAGAAATTCAAGAGGAATCTTAAAATTCAACAACGGTGAAGGACAAAAGCTGTTAAAACTGAACTACAGCGTATCAAGAGCTACAGACGTTTCAGGACGTGTAGCATCAGACCCTTCTAACGCATTGATCAAAATTACAGTTGAGGCTACTGAAAAATCAGACATCCTTGAAAGCTTATTAAACGGAAAGTACAAGCCTACCGTAGGAGAGGTAACTTTCAATAAATCTCACGAAGAAGGAACTTTAACAACATTGAAATGGACAAACGGTTACGTTATCCAGCACGAAGTGGATTTCGATGCTGTAGATGAAAACAGTATGTACATCAGTTTTGTGATAAGTGCAGAGCAGATTGAGCTTGGTAATTCTTCTTATGACGGAGCTTGGCCTGGATCTCAGGGATAA
- a CDS encoding carbohydrate kinase family protein, producing the protein MEYKKNKAVCFGEVLWDIFPGEQKRVGGAPFNVAYHLSKMGVEVDMISSIGDDQLGRDLLDKMKNWNIPVDHVQINTEYPTSTVIATVDENNDAHYDIVEGVAWDFIEATPENQEILNTTDALVFGTLAARNGKSRNTLFQLLELSDYNVFDINLREPYYEVGMIKDLLHKTHLAKFNKAEMRMMLDFLGKEYTTEEDGVKFLQDKFDLEEIIISKGSKGALYASGGNFYLYPTIPITVKDTVGSGDSFLAGFLSKKLEKGSTVHEIMTQAVSLGAFITSQEGACPEYSLDDFIRFKNEHPVSVLS; encoded by the coding sequence ATGGAATACAAAAAAAATAAAGCAGTATGTTTTGGAGAAGTGCTTTGGGATATTTTTCCGGGAGAGCAGAAAAGAGTGGGTGGTGCACCTTTTAATGTAGCCTACCATCTTTCCAAAATGGGCGTAGAAGTCGATATGATAAGCAGTATCGGTGATGATCAGCTTGGGCGTGACCTTTTGGATAAAATGAAAAACTGGAATATTCCTGTAGATCATGTTCAGATCAATACAGAATATCCGACAAGTACGGTCATTGCAACAGTAGATGAAAATAACGATGCTCATTATGATATAGTGGAAGGGGTAGCATGGGATTTTATTGAAGCGACTCCGGAAAATCAGGAAATCCTAAACACTACAGATGCGTTGGTATTCGGAACACTGGCTGCCAGAAACGGAAAATCCAGAAATACATTGTTTCAACTGCTTGAACTCAGCGATTATAATGTCTTTGATATCAATCTCAGAGAACCTTATTATGAAGTGGGAATGATTAAAGATCTGCTTCACAAAACCCATCTTGCTAAATTCAACAAAGCGGAAATGCGTATGATGCTTGATTTTTTAGGAAAGGAATACACCACGGAAGAAGATGGGGTAAAGTTTCTGCAGGATAAGTTCGATCTTGAAGAAATTATTATTTCCAAAGGAAGTAAAGGAGCTTTGTATGCTTCCGGAGGTAACTTTTATCTGTATCCCACTATACCCATTACCGTAAAAGATACAGTAGGAAGCGGAGATTCATTCTTAGCAGGATTTCTTTCCAAAAAATTAGAAAAAGGAAGTACAGTCCATGAAATTATGACTCAGGCTGTCTCTCTGGGAGCATTCATTACCTCACAGGAAGGCGCATGCCCGGAATACTCATTAGATGATTTCATCAGATTTAAAAACGAACACCCTGTATCCGTTTTGAGTTAA
- a CDS encoding phospholipase effector Tle1 domain-containing protein has translation MGKTLVYNTGNAKPPVDELHLEVGVFFDGTLNNLKNTELRQKYKDGKNKIESTDSDDVVAKKEKAIDDTTKQQEKEYDNLDHKKNPDAGSEYDQYLKAIHRSRLDKMGVDNSFSNDFTNVARLYKCCEQSNYAIYIEGIGTLDNRRDVDDGFQYGSGITGVRGKVRKGCEKLAERIKGIIRNGLNADKQFAKIYIDTFGFSRGAAAARNFAYEINGKKRPVDVEIKKSRKIVGYTQMDSPEGPITVPEYGDIWIDKDKTEVDPNYLVDGKLPKFGFLGYYLLSKDVLTKEELEALDLDVRFIGVYDTVSSYEEFGDMGVMRRVGWEGMKHSTLGSSYNFGDDVEQLQLLNPGSYFKAVHFTAGNEHRENFSLTSFPGSVEKEFPGVHCDIGGAYENGKETVDEIETSNHKPVWFLNKRRQQLIDEHWFDEEQITINNSFLNVLTMGAVYRKITGIRFLRKEYSYIPLQFMEEHGIGFYDNQVVTKTETSYSIDHDQYLPSAKDLLHHYVFEDGQKWNFKTDEEVKKEKEERARERLENPEPEPVQEPIPDEVVDKDGNVIKTKTLQEVVVTAYHPQTLLRIMRNKYLHWSANRDWMGMDPNSNYERIVYPLK, from the coding sequence ATGGGAAAAACATTAGTATATAACACTGGTAATGCTAAACCTCCTGTAGATGAACTGCATCTGGAGGTAGGTGTTTTCTTTGACGGAACTTTGAATAATCTTAAAAACACCGAGCTCCGTCAAAAATATAAAGATGGCAAAAACAAAATTGAAAGCACAGATTCTGATGATGTAGTTGCAAAGAAAGAAAAAGCTATAGACGATACTACTAAGCAGCAGGAAAAAGAGTATGATAATTTAGACCATAAAAAAAATCCTGATGCAGGTTCCGAATATGACCAGTACCTTAAAGCAATTCACAGAAGCCGTTTAGATAAAATGGGGGTTGATAATAGTTTTAGTAACGACTTCACCAATGTTGCCAGACTGTATAAATGTTGTGAGCAGAGTAACTATGCCATTTATATAGAAGGTATTGGGACGCTGGATAACCGCAGAGATGTAGATGATGGCTTCCAGTACGGATCCGGTATCACAGGGGTAAGAGGAAAAGTGAGAAAAGGATGTGAAAAACTGGCGGAAAGAATTAAAGGAATCATTAGAAATGGTTTAAATGCAGATAAACAATTTGCAAAAATATACATAGATACCTTTGGATTCAGTCGTGGAGCTGCCGCAGCAAGGAATTTCGCTTACGAAATCAATGGGAAGAAAAGACCCGTTGATGTTGAGATAAAAAAATCCAGAAAGATAGTAGGATATACCCAGATGGATTCTCCCGAAGGCCCCATTACAGTTCCGGAATACGGAGACATTTGGATAGATAAAGATAAAACAGAGGTAGATCCTAATTACCTTGTAGATGGAAAACTTCCGAAATTTGGTTTTCTGGGATATTATCTTTTAAGTAAAGATGTACTCACCAAAGAAGAATTGGAAGCCTTAGATCTGGACGTCCGTTTTATTGGGGTGTATGACACTGTATCCTCTTATGAAGAATTTGGTGATATGGGAGTAATGAGACGTGTAGGATGGGAAGGAATGAAGCATTCTACATTAGGATCCAGTTATAATTTCGGAGACGATGTAGAACAGTTACAGCTGCTGAATCCTGGATCATATTTCAAAGCAGTTCATTTTACAGCAGGAAATGAACATAGGGAAAATTTTTCATTAACAAGCTTTCCGGGCAGTGTAGAAAAAGAATTTCCGGGTGTTCACTGTGATATTGGCGGAGCTTATGAAAACGGAAAAGAAACTGTAGACGAAATAGAAACCTCCAATCATAAACCAGTGTGGTTCTTAAACAAGCGCAGACAGCAATTGATTGATGAACATTGGTTTGATGAAGAACAGATAACAATTAATAACAGCTTCCTGAATGTTCTAACAATGGGAGCGGTGTACCGCAAGATTACCGGGATCCGGTTCCTGAGAAAAGAATACAGCTATATTCCGCTTCAGTTTATGGAAGAGCACGGAATAGGCTTTTATGACAATCAGGTGGTCACAAAAACAGAAACAAGCTACTCTATAGATCACGACCAATATCTGCCTTCAGCAAAAGATCTTTTACACCATTATGTGTTTGAGGACGGACAAAAATGGAATTTCAAAACAGACGAAGAAGTTAAGAAAGAAAAAGAGGAAAGAGCAAGAGAAAGACTAGAGAATCCGGAACCAGAGCCGGTGCAGGAACCAATACCTGATGAAGTAGTAGATAAAGACGGTAATGTCATTAAAACGAAGACTTTACAGGAGGTTGTAGTTACAGCTTATCATCCTCAGACATTATTGAGAATTATGCGTAACAAATATCTTCATTGGTCGGCAAACAGAGACTGGATGGGTATGGATCCCAATAGTAATTATGAAAGAATAGTATATCCCCTGAAATAA